The DNA region ACGACCGCCGGCGAGACGGTGAACCCGGGGTCGTACCTCACCTGGGCCGCCAGGAGGGTGATGATCATGCCGGGGATCCCGCCGATGAGCGTGACGGTGTACCAGGCGGCCGCCGACGCCGTCCGAGGCACCGGGAGCGCCTGCACGAAGTCGTAGCCGCCCTGCTGCTTGACGCCGGCGACGAGCTGAGGGCCGAGGAGCATGCCCAGCAGGACGAGGTTCAGCACGGGGGTTCCGGTGGACACCCACAGGGCCGCCGTCCGGGGGATCTCGCTGAAGAACAGGGCGAAGCCGAGCACGTAGCCGACGCCGATGAGGGCCTGGATCATGACCAGGAGGAAGAGCCACATCCGGAGGCTCGACAGGTGCCAGCGGAGCATCGTCCGGTAGCCGGTGAGCCAGTACCCCGGGCCGGATCGGAGCGTGGTGCTGGGCGCCCAGGCGGGTGCGTCGAGGGTCGTCGTGGTCACGTCAGGCCTCGTTGTCGTCGGAGACGTGGCCGGTGAGGCGGATGTACGCGTCCTCGAG from Cellulomonas sp. KRMCY2 includes:
- a CDS encoding ABC transporter permease; its protein translation is MTTTTLDAPAWAPSTTLRSGPGYWLTGYRTMLRWHLSSLRMWLFLLVMIQALIGVGYVLGFALFFSEIPRTAALWVSTGTPVLNLVLLGMLLGPQLVAGVKQQGGYDFVQALPVPRTASAAAWYTVTLIGGIPGMIITLLAAQVRYDPGFTVSPAVVPATLLIVFTGTMIGYALAHAIANPMTTQLITQALVFLAMGFAPILFPAEQMPAWLAELNEWLPLGHMATIMRDVLTDGLVTDVGRSYLVVSVWGAVCCWLAVRALGRRR